In Leptospira langatensis, a genomic segment contains:
- a CDS encoding DUF3341 domain-containing protein — MYSPKKEQFHTFQETEHGVFGLFDSPAEIINAAQKTKDKGYTNFDCFTPYPVHGLDDAMGLPRSGLPWVTFFMGIFGCVAGFGMQYLTHKYDWPLNISGKSFNAWFAYIPITFEFTVFMAGVSTAVAMFILTKLPKTGRKVLHPDITTDKFALWIPSNSANYSESGVTDFIKGLGSKHVETVK; from the coding sequence ATGTATTCTCCTAAGAAAGAACAGTTTCATACATTCCAAGAGACTGAGCATGGAGTATTCGGTTTATTCGATTCTCCTGCAGAGATCATAAACGCGGCTCAGAAAACCAAGGATAAAGGGTACACCAATTTCGATTGCTTTACTCCGTATCCGGTTCACGGCTTAGACGATGCGATGGGACTCCCTCGCTCCGGATTGCCTTGGGTCACCTTCTTCATGGGAATTTTCGGATGCGTTGCCGGTTTCGGCATGCAGTACTTAACTCATAAGTACGATTGGCCTCTGAATATTTCCGGAAAAAGCTTCAACGCTTGGTTTGCGTACATTCCGATTACTTTCGAATTCACTGTGTTCATGGCGGGTGTTTCTACAGCAGTTGCTATGTTCATTCTGACCAAGCTACCTAAAACCGGTCGTAAGGTTTTACATCCGGATATCACTACGGACAAATTCGCTCTTTGGATCCCTTCCAACTCTGCGAATTATTCCGAAAGTGGCGTTACTGATTTTATCAAAGGCCTCGGCTCTAAACACGTCGAGACGGTGAAATAG
- a CDS encoding c-type cytochrome: MISLQRISALSLAAVLLWNCESKTPPMEYMPDMADSIAREAQEADAHFPNNQAVRLPPVGAVPVGYYPYEYKNWDKALDQLPNKGLANPFKGDLATLKRGEDKYQTYCSPCHGVRGQGNGPVVGPAPRLNAVQADGSPMAALTSAVAKGYSDGQIYHIITEGKGRMNSYASQVTPEDRWKIILYVRKLQEYDNKTNKGTATK; this comes from the coding sequence ATGATTTCACTGCAAAGAATTTCTGCTCTTTCTCTCGCGGCTGTCCTTCTTTGGAACTGCGAGTCTAAGACCCCTCCTATGGAGTACATGCCGGATATGGCGGACTCGATCGCGAGAGAGGCACAAGAAGCGGACGCACATTTCCCGAATAACCAAGCGGTTCGTCTCCCACCAGTGGGAGCGGTTCCCGTAGGATATTATCCGTACGAATACAAGAATTGGGACAAGGCTTTGGATCAACTTCCGAACAAGGGCTTAGCAAATCCTTTCAAAGGGGATCTGGCTACTCTGAAACGCGGAGAAGACAAATACCAAACCTATTGCAGCCCTTGCCATGGCGTAAGAGGCCAAGGAAACGGTCCGGTTGTAGGTCCTGCTCCTCGCTTAAATGCGGTCCAGGCGGATGGGTCCCCTATGGCGGCTCTGACTTCTGCGGTGGCTAAAGGTTATTCCGACGGACAGATCTACCATATCATCACCGAGGGTAAGGGAAGGATGAATAGCTATGCATCCCAAGTTACTCCTGAGGATCGTTGGAAAATTATATTATATGTTCGTAAACTACAAGAATACGACAACAAGACCAATAAGGGAACGGCTACGAAATAA